In the genome of Pseudomonas sp. P5_109, one region contains:
- a CDS encoding exodeoxyribonuclease III — MRIISVNVNGIQAAVERGLLSWLQAQNADVICLQDTRASAFELDDPAFQLDGYFLYACDAEVPAQGGVALYSRLQPKAVISGLGFETADRYGRYLQADFDKVSIATLLLPSGQNGDEDLNQKFKLMDDFARYLDKQRRKRREYIYCGSLYVAQQKLDIKNWRDSQQSPGFLAPERAWMDEIVGNMGYVDALREVSREGDQYSWWPDNEQAEMLNLGWRFDYQLLTPGLRRFVRSARLPRQPRFSQHAPLIVDYDWTLTI, encoded by the coding sequence ATGCGGATCATCAGTGTGAACGTCAATGGTATTCAGGCTGCAGTCGAGCGTGGTTTGCTCAGTTGGCTGCAGGCACAGAATGCCGACGTCATCTGCCTGCAGGACACCCGCGCCTCCGCCTTTGAACTGGACGATCCAGCCTTCCAACTGGATGGATACTTCCTTTATGCCTGCGATGCCGAAGTCCCCGCCCAAGGTGGCGTGGCTTTGTATTCGCGGCTGCAACCGAAGGCTGTCATCAGCGGTCTCGGTTTCGAGACGGCCGACCGCTACGGGCGCTACCTGCAAGCCGATTTCGACAAGGTCAGCATCGCGACCTTGCTGCTCCCTTCGGGGCAGAACGGCGATGAAGACTTGAACCAGAAGTTCAAGCTAATGGACGACTTCGCCCGTTATCTGGATAAACAGCGACGCAAGCGTCGCGAGTACATTTATTGTGGCTCGCTGTACGTGGCGCAACAGAAGCTGGATATCAAGAACTGGCGCGACAGCCAGCAATCCCCGGGCTTCCTGGCACCTGAACGTGCCTGGATGGACGAGATTGTCGGCAACATGGGTTATGTCGACGCCCTGCGGGAAGTCAGCCGTGAAGGCGACCAGTACAGCTGGTGGCCGGACAACGAACAGGCGGAGATGCTCAACCTCGGTTGGCGCTTCGACTATCAACTGCTGACCCCGGGCCTGCGCCGCTTCGTACGCAGCGCACGCCTGCCACGCCAGCCGCGGTTCTCGCAACACGCGCCGCTGATCGTGGACTACGACTGGACGCTGACCATTTAA
- a CDS encoding DUF4870 domain-containing protein — MSDEQLPLPTPSQEVRQWAMFCHLSALLGIWIPFGTIIGPLILWQMKREMDPFIDAQGKEALNFQITVAIASAICFLLMLLIIGFFLFGLIAIGALVLTIIAGVKANEGQPYRYPFTWRLIK, encoded by the coding sequence ATGAGTGACGAACAACTGCCGCTGCCCACGCCGAGCCAAGAGGTGCGTCAGTGGGCGATGTTCTGTCACCTGTCCGCCCTGCTGGGGATCTGGATTCCGTTTGGCACGATCATTGGCCCGCTGATTCTCTGGCAAATGAAGCGCGAGATGGACCCGTTCATCGATGCCCAGGGCAAGGAGGCGCTGAATTTTCAGATCACCGTCGCGATCGCCTCGGCTATCTGCTTCCTGTTGATGCTGTTGATTATCGGGTTCTTCCTGTTTGGCCTGATCGCAATCGGTGCGCTGGTGCTGACGATCATTGCCGGGGTGAAGGCCAATGAAGGGCAGCCTTATCGGTATCCGTTCACCTGGCGATTGATCAAATAA
- the rph gene encoding ribonuclease PH, whose protein sequence is MIRPSGRAADQLRSIRITRNYTKHAEGSVLVEFGDTKVICTVSVEPGVPRFLKGQGQGWLTAEYGMLPRATGERNQREASRGKQGGRTLEIQRLIGRSLRAALDMSKLGDVTLYVDCDVIQADGGTRTASITGSMVALIDALKVIKKRGGLKGGDPIKQMIAAVSVGMYKGEPVLDLDYLEDSAAETDLNVVMTSAGGFIEVQGTAEGAPFQPEELNAMLELAKKGMNEIFELQKAALAD, encoded by the coding sequence ATGATACGTCCAAGTGGTCGCGCTGCCGATCAGCTCCGCTCGATCCGCATCACCCGCAACTACACCAAACACGCCGAGGGTTCTGTGCTGGTCGAGTTTGGTGATACCAAGGTCATCTGCACCGTCAGCGTTGAACCGGGCGTACCGCGTTTCCTGAAGGGCCAGGGCCAGGGTTGGTTGACGGCCGAGTACGGCATGCTGCCGCGCGCTACCGGCGAGCGTAACCAGCGTGAAGCCAGTCGTGGCAAGCAAGGCGGCCGCACCCTGGAAATCCAGCGCCTGATCGGTCGCTCCCTGCGCGCTGCGCTGGACATGTCCAAGCTGGGCGACGTTACCCTGTACGTCGACTGCGACGTGATCCAGGCTGACGGTGGCACCCGCACGGCGTCGATCACCGGCTCCATGGTTGCGCTGATCGATGCCTTGAAAGTCATCAAGAAGCGTGGCGGCCTGAAGGGCGGCGACCCGATCAAGCAGATGATCGCTGCGGTTTCCGTGGGCATGTACAAGGGGGAGCCTGTGCTCGACCTCGACTACCTGGAAGACTCGGCCGCCGAGACCGACCTGAACGTGGTGATGACCAGCGCTGGTGGCTTCATCGAAGTCCAGGGCACTGCCGAAGGCGCGCCGTTCCAGCCTGAAGAACTGAACGCCATGCTTGAGCTGGCGAAGAAAGGCATGAACGAGATCTTCGAACTGCAAAAGGCCGCATTGGCCGACTGA
- a CDS encoding YicC/YloC family endoribonuclease — protein MVHSMTAFARVENAGVQGTLSWELRSVNSRYLEPHLRLPESFRDLEGAVREALRQGVSRGKLECTLRFTEENTGKALQIDQERAAQLVAAAETIASLIKSPAALNPLEVLAWPGVLVGDASDPQALNAEALALFNQGLKELKAGREREGAELARLINERLSSIEEDVVTLRELVPQMLATQRQKVLDRFADMKAEMDPQRLEQEMVMLAQKSDVAEELDRLSTHIIEVRRVLKSGGAAGRRLDFLMQELNREANTLGSKAFDPRSTQAAVNLKVLIEQMREQVQNIE, from the coding sequence ATGGTGCACAGCATGACCGCCTTCGCCCGCGTCGAAAACGCCGGCGTCCAGGGCACCCTGAGCTGGGAACTGCGCTCGGTCAACAGCCGCTACCTGGAACCCCACTTGCGCCTGCCGGAGTCCTTTCGCGACCTCGAGGGGGCTGTTCGTGAAGCCCTGCGCCAGGGCGTATCGCGGGGCAAGCTCGAATGCACCCTGCGTTTCACCGAAGAAAACACCGGCAAGGCGCTGCAAATCGATCAGGAGCGCGCCGCGCAACTGGTCGCCGCCGCCGAGACCATCGCCAGCCTGATCAAAAGCCCGGCAGCGCTGAACCCTCTGGAAGTCCTGGCCTGGCCCGGCGTACTGGTAGGCGACGCCAGCGACCCGCAAGCCTTGAACGCCGAAGCGCTGGCACTGTTCAATCAAGGCCTCAAAGAGCTGAAGGCCGGCCGCGAGCGCGAAGGCGCAGAGCTGGCGCGGCTGATCAACGAGCGCCTGAGCTCCATCGAAGAGGACGTGGTGACCCTGCGCGAACTGGTCCCGCAGATGCTCGCCACCCAGCGCCAGAAAGTCCTCGACCGTTTCGCCGACATGAAGGCCGAGATGGACCCGCAGCGCCTGGAGCAGGAAATGGTCATGCTCGCGCAAAAAAGCGACGTCGCCGAAGAACTGGATCGCCTGAGCACTCACATCATCGAAGTTCGCCGGGTGCTCAAATCCGGCGGCGCTGCCGGTCGGCGTCTGGACTTCCTGATGCAGGAACTCAACCGCGAAGCCAATACACTGGGCTCCAAAGCCTTCGACCCGCGCAGCACCCAGGCTGCGGTCAACCTCAAGGTGTTGATCGAGCAGATGCGCGAACAAGTGCAGAATATTGAGTAA
- the gmk gene encoding guanylate kinase produces the protein MTHSTGTLYIISAPSGAGKSSLVKALTDANPEIRVSVSHTTRAMRPGEVNGVNYHFVDRSEFVKMIEHGDFLERAEVFGNLYGTSQSHLQQTLDEGHDLILEIDWQGAEQVRKLMPQARSIFILPPSLQALHQRLTNRGQDSDEVIDGRMREAVSEMSHYVDYDYLIINDDFAHALHDLKAIFRANQLIQKRQQQRHGKLLAELLG, from the coding sequence ATGACCCACAGCACTGGCACCCTGTACATCATTTCCGCCCCTTCGGGCGCGGGCAAGAGCAGCCTGGTCAAGGCCCTGACCGACGCCAATCCGGAGATCCGCGTCTCGGTCTCCCACACCACCCGCGCCATGCGCCCCGGTGAAGTGAATGGCGTGAACTATCACTTCGTCGACCGCAGCGAGTTCGTGAAGATGATCGAGCACGGGGACTTCCTCGAGCGCGCCGAAGTGTTCGGCAACCTCTACGGCACCTCGCAAAGCCACCTGCAGCAGACCCTGGACGAAGGCCACGACCTTATTCTGGAAATCGACTGGCAAGGCGCCGAGCAAGTACGCAAGCTCATGCCCCAGGCCCGCTCGATCTTCATTCTGCCGCCGTCATTGCAGGCCCTGCACCAGCGCCTGACCAACCGCGGCCAGGACAGTGACGAAGTCATTGACGGCCGGATGCGCGAAGCCGTCAGCGAAATGAGCCACTACGTCGACTACGACTACCTGATCATCAACGACGATTTCGCCCACGCGCTGCACGATCTGAAGGCGATTTTCCGCGCCAATCAGCTGATCCAGAAGCGTCAGCAGCAGCGTCACGGCAAATTGCTGGCTGAATTGCTCGGTTAA
- the rpoZ gene encoding DNA-directed RNA polymerase subunit omega, which produces MARVTVEDCLEHVDNRFELVMLSTKRARQLATGGKEPKVAWENDKPTVVALREIAEGLIDYAAIAEAEIVEDEPLFAAFEDESNEAV; this is translated from the coding sequence ATGGCCCGCGTAACCGTTGAAGACTGCCTAGAACACGTGGATAACCGCTTTGAGCTGGTCATGCTCTCTACCAAGCGTGCCCGTCAACTGGCCACCGGCGGCAAAGAGCCGAAAGTAGCATGGGAAAACGACAAGCCTACCGTTGTCGCCCTGCGCGAAATCGCTGAAGGCCTGATCGACTACGCAGCTATCGCCGAAGCCGAAATCGTTGAAGATGAACCGCTTTTTGCTGCTTTCGAGGACGAGTCCAACGAGGCCGTCTAA
- the spoT gene encoding bifunctional GTP diphosphokinase/guanosine-3',5'-bis pyrophosphate 3'-pyrophosphohydrolase, translating to MPSIDALADRLSTYLGNDQVNLVRRAYFYAEQAHDGQRRRSGEAYVTHPLAVANILADMHMDHQSLMAAMLHDVIEDTGIAKEALQAQFGETVAELVDGVSKLTQMNFETKAEAQAENFQKMAMAMARDIRVILVKLADRLHNMRTLEVLSGEKRRRIAKETLEIYAPIANRLGMHAIRIEFEDLGFKAMHPMRSARIYQAVKRARGNRKEIVNKIEESLSHCLAIDGIQGEVSGRQKHLYGIYKKMRGKRRAFNEIMDVYAFRIIVDKVDTCYRVLGAVHNLYKPLPGRFKDYIAIPKANGYQSLHTTLFGMHGVPIEIQIRTREMEEMANNGIAAHWLYKSSGDEQPKGTHARARQWVKGVLEMQQRAGNSLEFIESVKIDLFPDEVYVFTPKGRIMELPKGSTAVDFAYAVHTDVGNSCIACRINRRLAPLSEPLQSGSTVEIVSAPGARPNPAWLNFVVTGKARTHIRHALKLQRRSESINLGERLLNKVLNGFDSALEKIPAERVKAMLVEYRLELIEDLLEDIGLGNRMAYVVARRLLGEGEQLPSPEGPLAIRGTEGLVLSYAKCCTPIPGDPIVGHLSAGKGMVVHLDNCRNISEIRHNPEKCIQLSWAKDVTGEFNVELRVELEHQRGLIALLASSVNAADGNIEKISMDERDGRISVVQLVVSVHDRVHLARVIKKLRALTGVTRITRMRA from the coding sequence ATGCCGAGCATAGACGCCCTCGCCGATCGCTTATCGACCTACCTCGGCAATGACCAGGTCAACCTGGTCCGCCGAGCGTATTTCTACGCCGAACAAGCGCACGACGGCCAACGCCGCCGTAGCGGTGAGGCGTACGTCACGCATCCTCTTGCCGTGGCCAATATTCTTGCCGACATGCATATGGACCATCAGAGCCTGATGGCGGCCATGCTGCATGACGTGATCGAAGACACCGGGATTGCCAAGGAAGCGCTGCAAGCGCAGTTCGGCGAAACCGTGGCCGAACTGGTCGACGGGGTCAGCAAACTGACCCAGATGAACTTCGAGACCAAGGCCGAAGCCCAGGCCGAAAACTTCCAGAAAATGGCCATGGCCATGGCCCGCGACATTCGCGTGATCCTGGTCAAGCTGGCCGACCGCCTGCACAACATGCGCACGCTGGAAGTGCTGTCCGGCGAAAAACGCCGCCGCATCGCCAAAGAAACCCTGGAAATCTATGCGCCCATCGCCAACCGGCTGGGCATGCACGCCATCCGCATAGAGTTCGAAGACCTCGGCTTCAAGGCCATGCACCCGATGCGTTCCGCGCGGATCTACCAGGCGGTCAAACGCGCCCGGGGCAACCGCAAGGAAATCGTCAACAAGATCGAAGAGTCCTTGAGCCACTGCCTGGCCATCGACGGCATCCAGGGCGAGGTCAGCGGTCGCCAGAAACACCTCTACGGCATCTACAAGAAAATGCGCGGCAAGCGCCGGGCCTTCAACGAAATCATGGACGTCTATGCGTTCCGGATCATCGTCGACAAGGTCGATACCTGCTACCGCGTACTCGGTGCTGTACATAACTTATATAAACCACTGCCAGGGCGCTTCAAGGATTACATCGCGATCCCCAAGGCCAACGGCTATCAGTCGCTGCACACCACGCTGTTCGGCATGCATGGCGTTCCGATCGAAATCCAGATCCGCACCCGTGAAATGGAAGAGATGGCCAACAACGGCATCGCCGCCCATTGGCTGTACAAATCCAGCGGCGACGAGCAGCCGAAAGGCACTCACGCCCGCGCCCGCCAGTGGGTCAAGGGCGTGCTGGAAATGCAGCAACGCGCCGGCAACTCGCTGGAATTCATCGAGAGCGTGAAGATCGACCTGTTCCCGGACGAGGTCTATGTGTTCACGCCAAAAGGCCGGATCATGGAGCTGCCCAAGGGCTCCACGGCGGTCGATTTCGCCTACGCGGTGCACACCGACGTCGGCAACAGCTGCATCGCCTGCCGGATCAATCGTCGTCTCGCACCGCTGTCCGAACCGCTGCAGAGCGGCTCCACGGTCGAGATCGTCAGCGCCCCCGGCGCGCGGCCGAACCCGGCCTGGCTCAACTTCGTGGTCACCGGCAAGGCACGTACGCACATCCGCCATGCGCTGAAACTGCAACGCCGCTCCGAGTCCATCAACCTCGGCGAACGCCTGCTGAACAAGGTTCTCAACGGTTTCGACAGCGCGCTGGAGAAAATCCCGGCCGAGCGCGTCAAGGCGATGCTCGTCGAGTACCGCCTCGAACTGATCGAAGATTTGCTCGAAGACATCGGCCTGGGCAATCGCATGGCCTACGTGGTGGCTCGCCGACTGCTCGGCGAAGGCGAACAACTGCCGAGCCCGGAAGGCCCGCTGGCGATTCGCGGTACCGAAGGCCTGGTGCTCAGCTATGCCAAGTGCTGCACGCCGATCCCGGGCGACCCGATTGTCGGCCACTTGTCCGCGGGCAAAGGCATGGTCGTGCACCTGGACAACTGCCGCAACATCAGCGAAATCCGTCACAACCCGGAAAAATGCATCCAGCTCTCGTGGGCCAAGGATGTCACCGGCGAATTCAACGTCGAGCTGCGCGTCGAGCTGGAACACCAGCGCGGCCTGATCGCCCTGCTGGCCAGCAGCGTCAACGCCGCCGACGGCAACATCGAGAAAATCAGCATGGACGAACGCGATGGTCGCATCAGCGTGGTCCAGTTGGTGGTCAGCGTGCACGATCGCGTGCACCTGGCCCGCGTGATCAAGAAACTGCGCGCCCTGACCGGGGTGACTCGCATCACCCGCATGCGCGCCTAA
- a CDS encoding RidA family protein → MTKTVITSDKAPAAIGTYSQAIKAGNTVYMSGQIPLDPKTMELVEGFEAQTVQVFENLKAVAEAAGGSFKDIVKLNIFLTDLSHFAKVNEIMGKYFDQPYPARAAIGVAALPKGSQVEMDAILVIE, encoded by the coding sequence ATGACCAAGACTGTTATCACCAGCGACAAGGCCCCGGCCGCCATCGGTACTTACTCCCAGGCGATCAAGGCTGGCAACACCGTTTACATGTCGGGTCAGATTCCCCTGGACCCAAAAACCATGGAACTGGTTGAAGGCTTCGAAGCCCAGACCGTCCAGGTGTTCGAGAACCTCAAGGCCGTGGCTGAAGCCGCCGGCGGTTCGTTCAAGGACATCGTCAAGCTGAACATCTTCCTCACCGACCTGAGCCACTTCGCCAAGGTCAACGAGATCATGGGCAAGTACTTCGACCAGCCTTACCCTGCCCGCGCCGCCATCGGCGTAGCAGCCCTGCCTAAGGGTTCGCAGGTTGAAATGGATGCCATCCTGGTCATCGAGTAA
- a CDS encoding SDR family oxidoreductase, which yields MSAPTVLIAGCGDVGSRLATQLLAAGWEVHGLRRDVSRLPEGVIGVAGDLFNKDCPATWPIGAVDYLVYCAAATDHDEAGYQAAYVQGLEHVLEWLNDYGQVPNRLLFVSSSSVYGQQEGEWVDEASPAVAGGYSGRVMLEAEQLALKSGIPASVVRLTGIYGPGREWLLTQVRRGYRVAVEPPLYANRIHADDAAGLMACLLEADRRGVAMDDVYIGVDDEPAALADVVGWLRGYLGVTEWDDEATVRRTGSKRCSNARAKALGWTPKYPSFREGYAAILEGRC from the coding sequence ATGTCTGCGCCTACTGTTTTGATCGCCGGCTGCGGTGATGTCGGCAGCCGCCTGGCCACACAACTGCTGGCGGCAGGGTGGGAGGTTCATGGTCTGCGACGCGATGTTTCACGCCTGCCCGAGGGCGTCATCGGCGTTGCCGGTGATTTGTTCAACAAGGACTGCCCGGCCACCTGGCCGATCGGCGCCGTGGATTACCTGGTGTATTGCGCGGCGGCCACCGATCACGACGAGGCCGGTTACCAGGCTGCCTATGTCCAGGGACTGGAGCATGTGCTGGAGTGGCTGAACGACTACGGGCAGGTGCCCAATCGCCTGCTATTCGTGTCCAGCAGCAGTGTTTATGGGCAGCAGGAAGGCGAATGGGTCGACGAAGCTTCGCCGGCGGTGGCGGGGGGTTATTCCGGACGTGTGATGCTCGAAGCCGAGCAACTCGCGCTCAAGAGCGGTATCCCGGCCAGTGTTGTGCGTTTGACCGGCATTTACGGCCCCGGCCGCGAATGGCTCCTGACCCAGGTGCGCCGGGGTTATCGCGTAGCGGTCGAGCCACCGTTGTATGCCAACCGGATTCATGCGGACGATGCCGCAGGGTTGATGGCTTGCCTGCTTGAGGCGGATCGACGTGGCGTGGCGATGGATGATGTCTACATCGGCGTCGATGACGAGCCGGCAGCGCTGGCGGATGTGGTGGGCTGGTTGCGCGGGTATCTGGGTGTGACCGAATGGGACGACGAAGCCACTGTGCGTCGTACGGGTAGCAAGCGTTGCAGCAATGCGCGGGCGAAGGCCTTGGGCTGGACGCCGAAGTACCCGAGTTTTCGCGAGGGGTATGCGGCGATTCTTGAGGGGCGCTGCTGA
- the exbB gene encoding tonB-system energizer ExbB, whose translation MTRNHFPASPTKRPRAWSAVAALLLSLMLAPVAAFADAQAPATPAAAAPAPADHAAPAVAPAATDPAQAAPAETLGEDVPEVLEADNTLGMAHDLSPWGMYQNADIIVKIVMIGLAIASIITWTIWIAKGLELMGAKRRLRGEIAQLKKSASLKEASATAAKEGTLANLLVHDALEEMRLSVNSREKEGIKERVSFRLERLVAACGRNMSSGTGVLATIGSTAPFVGLFGTVWGIMNSFIGIAKTQTTNLAVVAPGIAEALLATALGLVAAIPAVVIYNVFARSIAGYKAQVSDASAQVLLLVSRDLDHQPERSSQPHMVKVG comes from the coding sequence ATGACACGCAATCATTTCCCCGCTTCGCCAACCAAACGACCTCGCGCCTGGAGCGCAGTGGCCGCCCTGCTCCTCAGCCTGATGCTCGCGCCAGTCGCCGCTTTCGCCGACGCCCAGGCGCCAGCGACTCCAGCCGCCGCAGCACCTGCCCCGGCCGACCACGCCGCCCCGGCCGTTGCTCCGGCCGCGACCGACCCTGCCCAGGCAGCACCGGCAGAAACCCTGGGTGAAGACGTTCCTGAAGTCCTCGAAGCCGACAACACCCTGGGCATGGCCCATGACCTGTCGCCGTGGGGCATGTACCAGAATGCCGATATCATCGTGAAAATCGTGATGATCGGCCTGGCCATCGCCTCAATCATCACCTGGACCATCTGGATCGCCAAGGGCCTTGAGCTGATGGGCGCCAAGCGTCGCCTGCGTGGTGAAATCGCCCAACTGAAAAAATCCGCTTCCCTTAAGGAAGCCAGCGCCACGGCGGCGAAGGAAGGCACCCTCGCCAACCTGCTGGTACACGACGCTCTCGAAGAGATGCGCCTGTCGGTTAACAGCCGCGAGAAAGAAGGCATCAAGGAACGCGTCAGCTTCCGTCTGGAGCGCTTGGTCGCCGCTTGTGGCCGCAACATGAGCAGTGGCACCGGCGTGCTGGCTACCATCGGTTCCACCGCGCCGTTCGTCGGCCTGTTCGGCACCGTGTGGGGCATCATGAACAGCTTCATCGGCATCGCCAAAACCCAGACCACCAACCTCGCCGTCGTCGCTCCCGGCATCGCCGAAGCCCTGCTGGCCACCGCTCTGGGCCTGGTTGCCGCGATTCCTGCGGTCGTGATCTACAACGTCTTCGCCCGCTCCATCGCCGGTTACAAAGCCCAGGTGTCCGACGCGTCGGCACAGGTCCTGCTGCTGGTCAGCCGCGACCTCGACCACCAGCCTGAGCGCAGCTCGCAACCGCACATGGTGAAAGTGGGGTAA
- the exbD gene encoding TonB system transport protein ExbD, translating into MGLHLKEGADDDLAENHEINVTPFIDVMLVLLIIFMVAAPLATVDIKVDLPASTAKPAPRPEKPVFLSVKADQRLFLGEDEVKAEALGATLDARTQGKKDTTIFFQADKGVDYGDLMSVMDNLRSAGYLKVGLVGLESAVKK; encoded by the coding sequence ATGGGCCTGCATTTGAAAGAAGGCGCAGACGACGATCTGGCCGAGAACCACGAAATCAACGTCACGCCGTTCATCGACGTGATGCTGGTGCTGTTGATCATCTTCATGGTGGCCGCTCCGCTGGCCACCGTGGACATCAAGGTCGACCTGCCTGCCTCGACCGCCAAACCGGCGCCGCGGCCAGAGAAACCGGTGTTCCTCAGCGTCAAGGCTGACCAGCGCCTGTTCCTCGGCGAAGACGAAGTGAAGGCTGAAGCACTTGGCGCCACGCTCGACGCCAGGACCCAGGGCAAGAAAGACACGACGATCTTCTTCCAGGCCGACAAAGGTGTGGATTACGGTGACCTGATGAGCGTGATGGATAACCTGCGCTCTGCCGGCTACCTGAAAGTGGGTCTGGTCGGTCTCGAGTCGGCAGTCAAGAAATGA
- a CDS encoding TonB family protein, protein MITTRHKLTRYSGSLAVVLGVHALAIALALNWSARPPIELPPQAMLVELAPVPAPPPPAPPKVVTPPQPPAPVEELPIPKLAEAPKAEIAVPKPVKPKPKPQPPKPVEKKPDPPKEKPAEEKPAETQQTQAPTQKSAQPAPGPSPAQLAAKASWQGTLLAHLQKYKKYPASAQARGKEGMNRLRFVVDAEGNVLSFELVGASGTADLDRATLEMIRRAQPLPKPPADMLTNGSIEIVAPFVYSLEKRRR, encoded by the coding sequence ATGATCACGACGCGCCATAAGCTGACGCGTTACAGCGGTAGCCTGGCCGTGGTGCTGGGCGTTCACGCGCTGGCCATTGCGCTGGCGCTGAACTGGTCCGCCCGTCCACCCATCGAATTGCCTCCCCAGGCAATGCTGGTCGAACTGGCACCGGTTCCAGCCCCGCCACCGCCTGCTCCGCCGAAGGTCGTCACCCCGCCGCAGCCACCGGCCCCGGTTGAAGAACTGCCGATACCCAAGCTCGCTGAAGCGCCGAAAGCTGAAATTGCCGTGCCAAAGCCGGTCAAACCCAAGCCGAAGCCGCAGCCGCCCAAACCGGTAGAGAAGAAACCTGATCCGCCGAAGGAAAAACCGGCCGAAGAGAAACCTGCCGAAACGCAGCAGACTCAGGCGCCAACGCAGAAATCCGCCCAGCCTGCGCCCGGCCCTTCGCCAGCTCAACTGGCGGCCAAGGCCAGCTGGCAAGGCACGTTGCTGGCGCACCTGCAGAAGTACAAAAAGTACCCGGCCAGTGCACAGGCGCGGGGCAAGGAAGGCATGAACCGTCTGCGTTTCGTCGTGGACGCCGAAGGCAATGTGCTGTCGTTTGAGCTGGTAGGCGCCTCGGGTACTGCCGATCTGGACCGGGCCACCCTGGAAATGATCCGCCGCGCCCAACCGCTGCCCAAGCCACCGGCCGACATGCTGACCAATGGCTCCATCGAAATCGTTGCACCGTTTGTGTATTCGCTGGAAAAGCGCAGACGCTAA
- a CDS encoding hydrogen peroxide-inducible genes activator, with protein MTLTELRYIVTLAQEQHFGHAAERCHVSQPTLSVGVKKLEDELGVLIFERSKSAVRLTPVGEGIVAQAQKVLEQAQGIRELAQAGKNQLTAPLKVGAIYTVGPYLFPHLIPQLHRVAPQMPLYIEENFTHVLRDKLRNGELDAIIIALPFNEADVLTLQLYDEPFYVLMPAQHPWTQKESIDASLLNDKSLLLLGEGHCFRDQVLEACPTLTKGNDGAKHTTVESSSLETIRHMVASGLGISILPLSAVDSHHYAPGVIEVRPLSAPVPFRTVAIAWRASFPRPKAIEILADSIRLCSVAKPAAQVAAG; from the coding sequence ATGACCCTCACAGAATTACGCTACATCGTTACCCTCGCCCAAGAGCAGCACTTCGGCCATGCGGCCGAGCGTTGCCACGTCAGTCAGCCGACCCTGTCGGTGGGCGTGAAAAAGCTTGAAGACGAACTCGGTGTGCTGATTTTCGAGCGCAGCAAAAGCGCCGTGCGCCTGACTCCGGTCGGCGAAGGCATCGTCGCCCAGGCGCAAAAGGTATTGGAACAAGCCCAGGGCATCCGCGAACTGGCCCAGGCCGGCAAGAACCAGCTGACCGCCCCGCTGAAAGTCGGCGCAATCTACACCGTCGGACCCTACCTGTTCCCGCACCTGATCCCACAACTGCACCGGGTCGCCCCGCAGATGCCGTTGTACATCGAAGAAAACTTCACCCACGTGCTGCGCGACAAACTGCGCAACGGCGAACTCGACGCGATCATCATCGCCCTGCCGTTCAATGAAGCCGACGTGCTGACCCTGCAACTCTACGACGAGCCGTTCTACGTGCTGATGCCGGCCCAGCACCCGTGGACACAAAAAGAGTCCATCGACGCCAGCCTGCTCAACGACAAGAGCCTGCTGCTGCTCGGCGAAGGCCACTGCTTTCGCGACCAGGTACTGGAGGCCTGCCCGACCCTGACCAAAGGCAACGATGGTGCCAAGCACACCACGGTGGAATCCAGCTCCCTGGAAACCATCCGCCACATGGTCGCCTCTGGTCTGGGTATTTCTATCCTGCCGTTGTCGGCGGTCGACAGCCATCACTACGCTCCCGGCGTAATCGAAGTGCGCCCACTCTCGGCTCCGGTGCCTTTCCGCACCGTGGCCATTGCCTGGCGCGCCAGCTTCCCGCGCCCGAAAGCGATTGAAATCCTCGCTGACTCCATTCGTCTTTGCTCGGTGGCCAAGCCAGCGGCGCAAGTCGCTGCGGGCTAA